A single window of Eucalyptus grandis isolate ANBG69807.140 chromosome 1, ASM1654582v1, whole genome shotgun sequence DNA harbors:
- the LOC104443731 gene encoding cytochrome P450 98A2 encodes MALPLILLSIPVLLLLLAHQLYQRLRFKLPPGPRAWPVVGNLYDIKPVRCRCFAEWSQAYGPIISVWFGSSLNVVVSSSELAKEVLKEHDQQLADRHRSRATAKFSKDGLDLIWADYGPHYVKVRKVCTLELFNPKRLEALRPIREDEVTAMVESIFKDCTNPDNSRKTVLVKKYLGAVALNNITRLVFGKRFMNAEGVIEGQGLEFKGIVSNGVKLGASLVMAEHIPWLRWMYPLEEEPFAKHSARRDRLTRAIMEEHTVARQKSGAKQHFVDALLTLKDKYDLSEDTIIGLLWDMITAGMDTTVISVEWAMAELIKNPRVQQKAQEELDRVVGFERVVTESDFSNLPYLQCIAKEALRLHPPTPLMLPHRSNSHVKIGGYDIPKGSSVHVNVWAIARDPAVWNSPLEFRPERFLEEDVDMKGHDFRLLPFGAGRRVCPGAQLGINLVTSMLGHLLHHFVWTPPQGTKPEEIDMSENPGLVMYMSTPVQSVATPRLPSELYKRVPYEM; translated from the exons ATGGCTCTCCCACTGATCCTCCTCTCCATccccgtcctcctcctcctcctcgcccaCCAGCTCTACCAGCGGCTCCGGTTCAAGCTCCCGCCGGGGCCGCGGGCCTGGCCGGTGGTCGGCAACCTCTATGACATCAAGCCCGTGCGGTGCCGGTGCTTCGCGGAGTGGTCCCAGGCCTATGGGCCCATCATATCGGTCTGGTTCGGTTCCTCCCTGAACGTGGTCGTGTCGAGCTCGGAGCTGGCCAAGGAGGTGCTCAAGGAGCACGACCAGCAGTTGGCGGACCGGCACCGAAGCCGAGCGACCGCCAAGTTCAGCAAGGACGGCCTGGACCTCATATGGGCCGACTACGGCCCCCACTACGTGAAGGTCAGGAAGGTGTGCACGCTGGAGCTCTTCAACCCCAAGCGGCTCGAGGCCCTCCGCCCCATCCGGGAGGACGAGGTCACCGCCATGGTCGAGTCCATCTTCAAGGATTGCACCAACCCCG ATAATTCGAGGAAGACCGTGCTGGTGAAGAAGTACCTGGGGGCGGTTGCCTTAAACAACATAACGAGGCTGGTGTTCGGGAAGAGGTTCATGAACGCCGAGGGCGTGATAGAAGGGCAGGGCCTCGAGTTCAAGGGGATCGTGTCCAACGGGGTGAAGCTTGGCGCATCGCTCGTCATGGCGGAGCACATCCCGTGGCTCCGCTGGATGTACCCGCTGGAGGAGGAGCCGTTCGCCAAGCACAGTGCGAGGAGGGACCGCCTCACCCGGGCCATCATGGAGGAGCACACGGTAGCCCGCCAGAAGAGCGGGGCCAAGCAGCATTTCGTCGACGCCCTGCTCACCCTCAAGGACAAATACGACCTCAGCGAAGATACCATCATAGGACTCCTCTGG GACATGATCACAGCAGGCATGGACACTACTGTTATTTCAGTGGAGTGGGCGATGGCCGAGCTGATCAAGAACCCGAGGGTTCAACAGAAGGCCCAAGAGGAGCTCGACCGGGTCGTCGGGTTCGAGCGTGTGGTGACTGAGTCCGACTTCTCGAACCTCCCTTACCTCCAGTGCATTGCTAAGGAAGCGCTCCGGCTGCACCCTCCGACCCCGCTGATGCTCCCCCACCGGTCCAACTCCCACGTCAAGATCGGCGGCTACGACATTCCCAAGGGGTCGAGCGTCCACGTGAATGTGTGGGCCATCGCCCGCGACCCGGCCGTCTGGAATAGCCCGCTCGAGTTCAGGCCCGAGCGGTTCCTCGAGGAAGATGTGGACATGAAGGGCCACGACTTCAGGCTGCTCCCGTTTGGCGCGGGCAGGCGGGTGTGCCCTGGCGCACAGCTCGGGATCAACCTGGTCACGTCCATGCTGGGCCATCTGCTGCACCATTTCGTCTGGACTCCACCGCAAGGGACAAAGCCGGAGGAGATCGACATGTCCGAGAACCCTGGGCTGGTCATGTACATGTCGACGCCTGTGCAATCCGTGGCCACGCCTAGGCTACCCTCCGAACTGTACAAACGCGTGCCGTATGAAATGTAA